A window of the Polaribacter batillariae genome harbors these coding sequences:
- a CDS encoding cob(I)yrinic acid a,c-diamide adenosyltransferase: MKIYTKTGDTGTTALFGGTRVKKYNLRIDSYGTVDELNAYIGLIKDQKIHFDIKESLLKIQNELFTLGAMLATPPEKETLKSGKERLNIPKIDEDAILFLENEIDKMDTELPQMTHFILPGGHQAVSFCHVARCVCRRAERLSVELNDQETINNDILKYLNRLSDYLFVLARKLSKDLQVEEIKWIPKKK, encoded by the coding sequence ATGAAAATATATACAAAAACTGGTGATACAGGAACGACTGCACTTTTTGGAGGTACCAGAGTAAAAAAATACAATTTGCGTATCGATTCTTACGGAACTGTGGACGAACTGAACGCTTATATTGGTTTAATAAAAGACCAAAAAATTCATTTCGATATTAAAGAATCGCTGTTAAAAATCCAAAACGAATTATTTACTTTAGGAGCCATGCTGGCAACGCCACCAGAAAAAGAAACCTTAAAAAGTGGAAAAGAGCGGTTAAACATTCCTAAAATTGATGAAGATGCAATCTTATTCTTAGAAAATGAAATCGATAAAATGGATACAGAGTTGCCTCAAATGACTCATTTTATTTTACCTGGCGGACACCAAGCAGTGTCATTCTGTCACGTAGCAAGATGCGTTTGCAGACGAGCAGAACGCCTTTCTGTCGAGCTAAACGACCAAGAAACGATAAATAACGACATCTTAAAATACCTAAACCGACTTTCTGACTACCTTTTTGTGCTGGCACGAAAATTGTCTAAGGACTTACAAGTAGAGGAAATTAAATGGATTCCTAAAAAAAAATAA
- a CDS encoding DUF2795 domain-containing protein: MYWTLELASYLADAPWPATKDELIDYAIRTGAPLEVVENLQDIEDEGDSYDSIIEIWPDYPTEEDYLWNEDEY; this comes from the coding sequence ATGTATTGGACATTAGAATTAGCATCTTATTTGGCAGATGCACCTTGGCCAGCAACCAAAGACGAATTAATAGATTACGCTATTAGAACTGGAGCTCCTTTAGAAGTAGTAGAAAACCTTCAAGATATAGAAGACGAAGGCGACTCTTACGATTCGATTATAGAAATTTGGCCAGATTATCCCACCGAAGAAGATTATCTTTGGAACGAAGATGAATATTAA
- a CDS encoding O-methyltransferase — protein sequence MPNIAIKYFIFLLKSTNQHGVHSPFVYNLVTKCFYKKTAKSFWAYFLSVKQYLLENKQTIKVTDFGSGSRVFKTNKRKVSKIAKVAGISNKKAKLLIRIANYFKPENSLEIGTSLGLATTAIKIGHKHAKITTLEGCPETSKIANKLLTNHFKNIHFVTGDFKKTLPKAVKNNKYDFIYFDGNHTKKSTLDYFKTCLETIHNNTIWIFDDIYWSSEMQEAWAEIKNHPSVTVTIDVFYWGIVFFRKEQEKEHFKIRV from the coding sequence ATGCCTAATATAGCAATAAAATATTTTATTTTTTTATTAAAATCTACCAATCAACATGGAGTACACTCTCCTTTTGTTTATAATTTGGTAACCAAATGTTTCTACAAAAAAACAGCTAAGAGTTTTTGGGCCTATTTTCTTTCTGTAAAACAATATCTATTAGAAAACAAACAAACAATAAAAGTCACAGATTTTGGCTCTGGATCTCGGGTTTTTAAAACAAATAAACGCAAAGTATCTAAAATTGCAAAAGTTGCAGGAATTTCAAACAAAAAGGCAAAATTGCTAATTCGTATTGCAAATTACTTTAAACCAGAAAATAGTTTAGAAATTGGTACTTCTTTAGGTTTGGCAACAACTGCCATAAAAATTGGCCATAAACATGCAAAAATTACCACATTAGAAGGTTGCCCAGAAACGAGTAAAATAGCCAACAAATTACTAACAAATCATTTTAAAAATATACATTTTGTCACAGGCGATTTTAAAAAAACGCTTCCCAAAGCTGTAAAAAACAATAAATACGATTTTATTTATTTTGATGGAAATCATACTAAAAAATCGACTTTAGATTATTTTAAAACCTGCTTAGAAACGATACATAATAACACTATTTGGATTTTTGACGACATTTATTGGAGTTCAGAAATGCAAGAAGCTTGGGCAGAAATTAAAAACCACCCATCTGTAACAGTAACTATAGATGTTTTCTACTGGGGAATCGTTTTCTTTAGAAAAGAGCAAGAAAAAGAACATTTTAAAATAAGAGTATAA
- a CDS encoding polysaccharide biosynthesis tyrosine autokinase, with protein MSNQLKDTVNPSNIDVKDYLYKVLAYWKLFLIAIVIGLIIAKFMNGYTQKIYSLSTIISVKEENNPLFSTGTNIAFNWGGASDELETVRVTLTSRTHNEIVVKRLQFYVEYLKEDRFRLTDVYGYTPFKVALNIDKPQLYGKLISLEITGKDTYKISTDFNESGNNQLITYSSNTIENYSTNSLYYSEEFNVKDTINSNFLNFKIDKIGTFNVGEKYFIKFGSFDGTVKANKNISVNTITKAASLLKLGKNGTNKNRIVDYLNTTVQVLDSIKQVQKIEYAVKTEAYIDTLFKEETIKLKKIEENLGNYRESNNIFDLSTEGNSIYEETIQLERDRKELQNYNDYLTGLRSYLKSNNTFNKDKLVPATIVLQDPKIVELINNYVAKSTLREQMRKSVKDIHPEVQKITSELQIIKNNLLENIASLLRLNSSKLRKLNSELAIYKSKLKKLPRKEQGLITYQRDYELSEANYNYLKQKKYEAGTAIAANVSDVKIIDTAKDLGEGPLYPKPRFNYLVALMLGIVFPLLYIITKELLDNKIHTAEEIQNNYAIPVLGVVGKSTTKNNLAVFERPKSSVAESFRALRSNIQFLFKNTHPDESKTLILTSSVSGEGKTMISINMATVFALSGKKTILVGLDLRKPKIYDDFNLSNDVGIVNYLINQKTLDEVKISTKIPNLDLILSGPVPPNPSELLLNNAADKMFQQLKKEYDYVIIDTPPVGLVSDALELFKYSDAVIYVIRQNYTEKGMMKMIDDKYKNKEVTNISYVLNDFSIKSKYGYGYGYGYGYGYGYGYGYGKYGYGYHENETKQGFFSKILNIFKSKK; from the coding sequence ATGAGCAACCAGTTAAAAGATACAGTTAACCCATCTAATATAGATGTTAAAGACTATTTATATAAGGTTTTAGCATATTGGAAACTATTTCTAATAGCAATTGTTATTGGTTTGATAATTGCCAAATTTATGAATGGTTATACGCAGAAAATTTATAGTTTAAGTACTATTATTTCTGTAAAAGAAGAAAATAATCCACTATTTTCTACAGGAACAAACATTGCTTTTAATTGGGGCGGAGCTAGCGACGAATTAGAAACTGTTAGGGTTACCTTAACTTCTAGAACACACAACGAAATTGTAGTAAAAAGATTACAATTTTACGTAGAATATTTAAAGGAAGACCGTTTTAGGTTAACAGATGTTTATGGTTACACCCCATTTAAAGTTGCTTTAAATATCGATAAACCACAATTATATGGCAAGCTAATATCGCTAGAAATTACAGGAAAAGATACCTATAAAATTTCTACAGATTTTAACGAATCTGGTAACAATCAACTAATAACTTACAGTTCGAATACGATAGAAAATTATAGCACGAACTCTTTATATTATTCAGAAGAATTTAATGTAAAAGATACAATTAACTCTAATTTTTTAAATTTTAAAATCGATAAAATAGGTACTTTTAACGTAGGCGAAAAATACTTTATAAAGTTTGGTAGTTTCGATGGAACCGTAAAAGCCAATAAAAACATTTCTGTAAATACAATTACAAAAGCAGCCTCGTTGTTAAAGTTAGGAAAAAATGGCACCAATAAAAACAGAATTGTAGATTATTTAAATACAACTGTTCAAGTTTTAGATTCTATTAAACAGGTTCAAAAAATAGAATATGCTGTTAAAACAGAAGCATATATAGATACTCTTTTTAAAGAAGAAACTATAAAACTAAAAAAAATTGAAGAAAATCTTGGTAATTATAGAGAATCTAACAATATTTTTGATTTGTCAACTGAAGGAAACTCTATTTATGAAGAAACCATTCAGTTAGAAAGAGATCGAAAAGAACTACAAAACTACAACGATTATTTAACAGGTTTACGAAGTTACTTAAAAAGTAATAATACTTTTAATAAAGACAAACTAGTACCAGCAACAATTGTTTTACAAGACCCTAAAATTGTTGAATTGATTAACAATTACGTAGCAAAATCTACTCTTCGAGAACAGATGAGAAAGTCTGTAAAAGATATTCATCCAGAAGTACAAAAAATTACGAGTGAGTTACAAATTATTAAAAATAATTTGCTAGAAAATATTGCTTCTCTTTTAAGATTGAATTCGAGTAAGCTTCGTAAATTAAATTCGGAGTTAGCGATTTACAAATCTAAATTAAAAAAACTCCCAAGAAAAGAGCAAGGTTTAATCACGTACCAAAGAGATTACGAATTATCGGAAGCCAATTACAATTATTTAAAACAAAAAAAATACGAAGCAGGAACCGCCATTGCTGCAAACGTTTCTGATGTTAAAATAATAGATACTGCAAAAGATTTAGGAGAAGGACCTTTGTACCCCAAACCAAGGTTTAATTATTTGGTAGCCTTAATGTTAGGTATTGTTTTTCCACTACTTTATATAATTACTAAAGAATTATTAGATAATAAAATTCATACAGCAGAAGAAATTCAAAATAACTATGCAATTCCTGTATTAGGCGTTGTAGGTAAAAGTACTACAAAAAACAATTTGGCCGTTTTCGAAAGACCAAAATCTTCGGTTGCAGAATCTTTTAGAGCTTTAAGATCTAACATTCAGTTTTTATTTAAAAATACCCATCCAGATGAGTCTAAAACATTAATATTAACCTCTTCTGTTAGTGGAGAAGGTAAAACAATGATTTCTATAAACATGGCAACCGTTTTTGCTTTGAGTGGAAAAAAAACAATTTTGGTTGGTTTAGATTTGCGTAAACCAAAAATTTACGATGACTTTAATTTGTCGAATGATGTAGGTATTGTAAATTACTTAATAAATCAAAAAACATTAGATGAAGTAAAAATTTCTACAAAAATTCCGAATTTAGATCTTATTCTTTCTGGACCAGTTCCTCCAAATCCTTCAGAATTATTATTAAATAACGCTGCAGATAAAATGTTTCAACAGCTAAAAAAAGAATACGATTATGTAATTATAGACACTCCTCCAGTTGGTTTGGTGTCAGATGCATTAGAGCTGTTTAAATATTCGGATGCTGTTATTTATGTAATTCGCCAGAATTACACCGAAAAAGGAATGATGAAAATGATCGACGATAAATATAAAAACAAAGAAGTTACCAATATTAGTTACGTACTAAACGACTTTTCTATTAAAAGTAAATACGGTTACGGCTATGGTTACGGCTATGGTTATGGTTATGGTTACGGTTATGGCTACGGAAAATATGGCTATGGTTATCACGAAAATGAAACTAAACAAGGTTTCTTCTCGAAAATTCTAAATATATTTAAATCAAAAAAATAA
- the secA gene encoding preprotein translocase subunit SecA, translating to MSILNSVIKLFVGDKQEKDLKSLQPIVENVRKFEAEFSKLSNDELRAKTIEFKNRIQEATKTFNDKIEALEEEAKTADIDRQEDIYTEIDALKDEAYKVSEETLNTIMPEAFAVVKETAKRFVENEKVEVTATAYDRELSGERDHIELDGDKAYWANSWDAAGKPVTWDMVHYDVQLIGGSVLHQGKIAEMMTGEGKTLVSTLPVYLNALTGNGVHLVTVNDYLAKRDKAWMGPIFEFHGFTTDCIDYHQPNSDARRKAYNADITYGTNNEFGFDYLRDNMASSKDDLVQRPPNYAIIDEVDSVLIDDARTPLIISGPVPQGDRHEFNELKPLVADIVSLQRQHLVGVLAEAKKRIAAGDTKEGGFLLLRVYRGLPKNKALIKFLSQEGIKQILQKTENYYMQDNNKLMPEVDQDLYFVVEEKNNQIDLTDKGIAHLSEKTKNDSFFVLPDIGVKIGEIDNSDISKEEKAKLKDELYKDFSIKSERIHTMNQLLKAYTVFEKDVEYVVMDNKVMIVDEQTGRIMDGRRYSDGLHQAIEAKENVKIEDATQTFATVTLQNYFRMYRKLSGMTGTAITEAGELWEIYKLDVVEIPTNKPIQREDKQDLVYKTAREKYNAVIEDIVKLVEQKRPVLVGTTSVEISELLGRMLQMRKIPHNILNAKLHKREADVVAEAGKPGVVTIATNMAGRGTDIKLSPEVKKAGGLAIIGTERHDSRRVDRQLRGRAGRQGDVGSSQFYVALDDNLMRLFGSDRIAKMMDRMGLKEGEVIQHSMITKSIERAQKKVEENNFGIRKRLLEYDDIMNSQREFVYKRRRNALDGKRLQVDIANMIYDTCESIVNSNKAVKDFQNFEFELIKFSSMTSPFSEEEFDKMSEKELTDKLYDIVTEHYKNKIERNAVLAFPVIKDVYENEGDRYERIVVPFTDGTKSLQVVTNLKDAYESEGKSLVTDFEKNITLAIIDENWKEHLRKMDELKHSVQNASYEQKDPLLIYKFEAFELFKQTVDQINKEVLSFLFKGELPTQDRSQISEARQQKRERLNTSKADVQNSTEQAISNSRQQSSEPVETIVREQPKIGRNERVTIKNVMSGEEKEVKFKQAIPLIDKGEWVLVKK from the coding sequence ATGAGCATTTTAAACTCCGTAATTAAACTTTTTGTTGGAGACAAACAAGAAAAAGATTTAAAATCTTTACAACCAATTGTAGAAAACGTTCGAAAATTTGAAGCCGAATTTTCTAAATTATCTAACGACGAATTAAGGGCAAAAACAATTGAATTTAAAAATAGAATTCAAGAAGCTACAAAAACGTTTAACGATAAAATTGAAGCGCTAGAAGAAGAAGCAAAAACTGCAGATATAGACAGGCAAGAAGATATTTATACAGAAATAGATGCTTTAAAAGACGAAGCTTACAAAGTTTCCGAAGAAACATTAAATACCATAATGCCAGAAGCTTTTGCAGTAGTAAAAGAAACCGCTAAACGTTTTGTAGAAAACGAAAAAGTAGAAGTAACAGCAACAGCTTACGACAGAGAATTGTCTGGCGAAAGAGACCATATCGAATTAGATGGCGACAAAGCTTATTGGGCAAATTCTTGGGATGCAGCAGGTAAACCCGTTACTTGGGACATGGTTCATTACGACGTGCAATTAATTGGTGGTTCTGTTTTACATCAAGGAAAAATTGCAGAAATGATGACTGGAGAAGGAAAAACATTGGTTTCTACTTTACCTGTTTATTTAAATGCCTTAACAGGAAATGGTGTGCATTTAGTAACCGTAAATGATTATTTGGCAAAACGAGACAAAGCGTGGATGGGACCTATTTTTGAATTTCATGGTTTTACGACAGATTGTATCGATTACCATCAACCAAATTCAGATGCACGTAGAAAAGCTTATAATGCAGACATTACTTACGGAACAAATAACGAATTCGGTTTCGATTATTTACGTGATAATATGGCCAGTTCTAAAGACGATTTAGTACAAAGACCACCAAATTATGCGATTATAGATGAAGTTGACTCTGTTTTAATTGACGATGCTAGAACTCCGTTAATTATTTCGGGACCTGTTCCTCAGGGAGATAGACACGAATTTAACGAATTAAAACCTTTAGTTGCAGATATTGTTTCGTTACAAAGACAACACTTGGTGGGGGTTTTGGCAGAAGCTAAAAAGCGAATTGCTGCTGGAGATACCAAAGAAGGTGGTTTTCTATTACTAAGAGTATATAGAGGTTTACCAAAAAATAAAGCATTAATTAAATTTTTATCTCAAGAAGGCATCAAACAAATTCTTCAAAAGACAGAAAATTACTACATGCAAGACAACAATAAGTTAATGCCAGAAGTAGATCAAGATTTATATTTTGTTGTCGAAGAAAAAAATAATCAAATCGATTTAACCGATAAAGGAATTGCACACTTATCAGAAAAAACAAAAAACGATAGCTTCTTTGTATTGCCAGATATTGGAGTAAAAATTGGTGAAATCGATAACTCAGACATCTCAAAAGAAGAAAAAGCAAAACTAAAAGACGAGTTATATAAAGATTTTAGTATAAAAAGCGAACGTATTCATACCATGAATCAGCTTTTAAAAGCCTACACTGTTTTCGAAAAAGATGTAGAATATGTGGTAATGGACAATAAAGTAATGATTGTTGATGAACAAACAGGACGTATTATGGACGGTCGTCGTTATTCAGACGGATTACACCAAGCCATCGAAGCAAAAGAAAATGTAAAAATAGAAGATGCTACACAAACTTTTGCAACCGTTACCCTGCAAAATTACTTTAGAATGTATCGCAAACTTTCGGGTATGACAGGAACCGCGATTACAGAAGCTGGCGAGTTATGGGAAATCTATAAATTAGATGTTGTAGAAATTCCTACAAATAAGCCTATACAAAGAGAAGACAAACAAGATTTGGTTTATAAAACAGCTCGTGAAAAATACAACGCAGTTATCGAAGATATCGTAAAATTGGTAGAACAAAAAAGACCCGTTTTAGTAGGTACAACTTCTGTAGAAATATCCGAATTATTAGGTAGAATGTTACAAATGCGTAAAATTCCGCATAACATTTTAAATGCAAAATTACACAAACGAGAAGCAGATGTTGTTGCAGAAGCAGGAAAACCAGGAGTGGTAACCATCGCAACAAATATGGCAGGACGTGGTACAGATATTAAGCTTTCGCCAGAAGTAAAAAAAGCTGGTGGTTTGGCAATTATTGGTACAGAGCGTCACGATTCTCGAAGAGTAGATAGACAGTTAAGAGGTCGTGCAGGAAGACAAGGAGACGTTGGTTCTTCTCAATTCTATGTTGCTTTAGACGACAATTTAATGCGTTTATTCGGTTCCGACAGAATTGCAAAAATGATGGACAGAATGGGGTTAAAAGAAGGTGAAGTAATTCAACACTCTATGATTACCAAATCTATCGAAAGAGCGCAAAAGAAAGTAGAAGAAAACAACTTCGGAATTCGTAAACGTTTACTAGAATATGACGATATTATGAACTCGCAACGTGAGTTTGTATATAAAAGAAGACGCAATGCTTTAGACGGAAAACGCTTGCAAGTAGATATTGCCAATATGATTTACGATACTTGCGAATCTATTGTAAATTCTAACAAAGCAGTGAAAGATTTTCAGAATTTCGAGTTCGAATTGATTAAATTCTCTTCGATGACTTCACCTTTTTCTGAAGAAGAATTCGATAAAATGTCTGAAAAAGAACTTACAGACAAACTGTATGACATTGTTACAGAACATTACAAAAACAAAATCGAAAGAAATGCAGTTTTAGCATTTCCAGTAATTAAAGATGTTTACGAAAATGAAGGTGATCGTTACGAGCGTATTGTAGTTCCATTTACAGACGGTACAAAATCTTTACAAGTAGTTACCAACTTAAAAGATGCTTATGAAAGCGAAGGAAAAAGTTTAGTTACAGATTTCGAGAAAAACATCACTTTAGCAATTATAGATGAAAACTGGAAAGAGCATTTACGCAAAATGGACGAATTGAAACATTCTGTACAAAACGCCTCTTACGAACAAAAAGATCCATTATTAATTTACAAATTTGAAGCTTTTGAATTGTTCAAACAAACAGTAGATCAAATTAACAAAGAGGTATTATCTTTCTTATTTAAAGGAGAATTACCTACACAAGATCGATCTCAAATTTCTGAAGCTCGTCAACAAAAAAGAGAGCGATTAAATACGAGTAAAGCAGATGTTCAAAACTCTACAGAACAAGCCATTTCGAACTCTCGCCAACAATCTTCAGAACCAGTAGAAACCATTGTTAGAGAACAACCAAAAATTGGTAGAAACGAAAGAGTTACCATTAAAAATGTAATGAGTGGAGAAGAAAAAGAAGTAAAATTTAAACAAGCCATTCCGTTAATAGATAAAGGAGAATGGGTATTGGTAAAGAAATAA
- a CDS encoding polysaccharide biosynthesis/export family protein → MKYYITIPLLLLFLSSCVSNKEFSYLQGQPKANTEIKRINDVPYKLQIDDMVHIIIKSNNQELVAVFKKNENNSSNTATTNQNFSGNANYYSDYSVDNYGNIRVPTLGEVNVLGYTVEEVQKKIENKLKDFVKEGENIFVAVKLAGIKFTILGEIENPGTRVIYQNKVSILDAIANSGDITDVGNRKAVEIMRPTISGVEKYTIDLTNINAFNSEVFYIKPNDYINVLPLKQKSWGTGTTGLQSLTTIVTVLSLITSTIILARNL, encoded by the coding sequence ATGAAATACTATATTACAATTCCTTTACTATTGCTCTTTTTATCTTCTTGTGTATCGAATAAAGAGTTTAGTTATTTACAAGGACAACCGAAAGCCAACACAGAAATTAAGAGAATTAACGATGTACCTTACAAGTTACAGATAGATGATATGGTTCATATCATTATTAAATCTAATAATCAAGAATTGGTTGCTGTTTTTAAAAAGAATGAGAATAACAGTTCAAATACAGCTACAACAAATCAAAATTTTTCTGGTAATGCGAATTATTATTCTGATTATAGTGTAGATAATTATGGAAACATTCGAGTACCTACTTTAGGAGAAGTAAATGTTTTAGGATACACTGTAGAAGAGGTTCAAAAAAAGATAGAAAACAAACTAAAAGATTTTGTAAAAGAAGGCGAAAATATTTTTGTTGCTGTAAAATTAGCTGGTATTAAATTTACGATTTTAGGAGAAATAGAAAATCCTGGTACGAGAGTAATTTACCAAAATAAAGTTTCTATTTTAGATGCAATTGCCAATTCTGGAGATATTACAGATGTTGGAAATAGAAAAGCTGTTGAAATTATGAGACCCACCATTTCTGGAGTAGAAAAATATACCATAGATTTAACAAATATAAACGCGTTTAATTCCGAAGTTTTTTACATAAAACCTAACGATTACATAAACGTACTACCTTTAAAACAAAAATCTTGGGGAACAGGAACTACAGGTTTACAAAGCTTAACAACAATTGTTACAGTACTTTCTTTAATAACATCTACCATTATATTGGCTAGGAATTTATAA
- the fumC gene encoding class II fumarate hydratase, whose translation MTKFRIEKDTMGQVEVPADKYWGAQTERSRNNFKIGAAASMPLEIVYGFAYLKKAAAYTNTELGVLSEEKRDLIAQVCDEILEGKHDNQFPLVIWQTGSGTQSNMNVNEVIANRAHEIAGNVIGEGEKTIQPNDDVNKSQSSNDTFPTGMHIAIYKKIVETTIPGIIKLRNTLHDKAVAFKDVVKIGRTHLMDATPLTLGQEFSGYVAQLDFGLKALENTLAHLSQLALGGTAVGTGLNTPKGYDILVAKYIAEFTELPFITAENKFEALAAHDALVETHGALKQIAVSLNKIANDIRLMASGPRSGIGEIIIPANEPGSSIMPGKVNPTQAEAMTMVCAQVMGNDVAVTVGGTQGHYELNVFKPMMAANVLQSAQLIGDACISFEKNCAAGIEPNHTRIAELVSNSLMLVTALNTKIGYYKAAEIANTAHENGTTLKQEAVRLGYVTPEEYDAWVKPEEMTGGLK comes from the coding sequence ATGACGAAATTCAGAATTGAAAAAGACACCATGGGACAAGTAGAAGTTCCAGCAGATAAATATTGGGGAGCACAAACAGAACGTTCTCGAAACAACTTTAAAATTGGTGCAGCAGCATCCATGCCCCTAGAAATTGTGTACGGTTTTGCTTATTTAAAGAAAGCTGCAGCTTATACAAATACAGAATTAGGCGTTTTATCAGAAGAAAAAAGAGATTTAATTGCACAAGTTTGTGACGAAATTTTAGAAGGAAAACACGACAACCAGTTTCCACTTGTTATTTGGCAAACAGGTTCTGGAACACAATCGAACATGAATGTAAACGAAGTAATTGCCAACAGAGCGCACGAAATTGCTGGAAACGTAATTGGCGAAGGCGAAAAAACCATTCAACCCAATGACGATGTAAACAAATCGCAATCTTCTAACGATACATTTCCAACAGGAATGCACATTGCCATCTACAAAAAAATTGTAGAAACCACCATTCCTGGAATTATTAAATTAAGAAATACTTTACACGACAAAGCTGTTGCATTTAAAGACGTTGTTAAAATTGGTAGAACACATTTAATGGATGCGACTCCACTTACTTTAGGTCAAGAATTTTCTGGTTACGTAGCTCAATTAGACTTTGGCTTAAAAGCGTTAGAAAATACATTGGCACATTTAAGTCAGCTCGCTTTAGGAGGAACTGCTGTAGGTACAGGATTAAATACCCCAAAAGGATATGATATTTTAGTAGCAAAATACATTGCAGAGTTTACAGAATTACCTTTTATAACTGCAGAAAATAAGTTTGAAGCGTTGGCTGCACACGATGCTTTGGTAGAAACGCATGGTGCCTTAAAACAAATCGCAGTATCTTTAAATAAAATTGCAAACGATATTAGATTAATGGCTTCAGGACCAAGATCTGGAATTGGAGAAATTATCATTCCTGCTAACGAGCCAGGTTCTTCTATTATGCCAGGAAAAGTAAACCCTACACAAGCAGAAGCTATGACTATGGTTTGTGCGCAAGTTATGGGAAATGATGTTGCTGTAACAGTAGGTGGTACTCAAGGACACTACGAATTAAATGTTTTTAAACCAATGATGGCTGCAAACGTATTGCAATCTGCACAATTAATTGGAGATGCATGTATTTCTTTCGAAAAAAATTGTGCTGCAGGAATCGAACCAAATCATACAAGAATTGCAGAATTAGTGAGCAATTCTTTAATGTTGGTTACTGCTTTAAATACCAAAATAGGATATTACAAAGCTGCAGAAATTGCAAATACAGCACACGAAAACGGAACTACCTTAAAACAAGAAGCTGTACGTTTAGGCTATGTAACTCCAGAAGAATATGATGCTTGGGTAAAACCAGAAGAAATGACTGGAGGATTGAAATAA